The genomic stretch ACAGTGACTTTCTTTGTTTCGAACCGTAGTTTCCGGTTCTGGAGATTACCGAAGTTGATGGCAAAAATTGTTATCTGGCGCTGTTCCTTTAATTCATGCAGCGCCTGACGAACCGTGACTGGTAATTCTTTGAAGACAATCAGGGAGTCTTCCTTTGATCCTGTCTGGCCGTTACTGATGCAGGTGCATAGAACGGCAATAAGAATGAGTAGTAAATTCTTAAACATTGTAAAGATTTTAAGGTCGCCCGGATCTTATAGGACCCTGGCTGGTTAGTTAATGATCAGGTACTTGCAATGGTGCCGGTCAGGATGCAGGGGTAATGTGCTGGAAGCAGGCCCTCTTAGGGAGGGCTACTTCCAGGAAAGAATGCGAAGGGTATAGGCATACCACTGCCAGGGCAGCAATAGCCGCTGTGTTAATGATGGTTTCACATAGGATCATGCAATTCGGTAAAAGGATAAAGCATTTCCAGGATGGCAGTGGATGTTGCCATGGAATGGATGATGATCACCGCTTTTCTGGTAGGAGAAGGTTGAAACGTATAGGTTTTCTCAGCGGTGACAGAGCCTGTTATCATCATCAGCTGCTGTGGATAAAATTTAGTAGTTTTTCGAGGATTGGAAATTGCGGATGAAAAAAGTATCGTTCTGTAATCTATAATCGATAAGGTTCCCCTTGTGCAGGTGTTCAAGTATCTCTGGCAGAGGTGTGGTCTTTGGAAGCCCTGAGATCATTACCTCGTTCTCGTCCAGGTTGTCTTCTATCACCATTGGATTTAGGTACCAGCGTTGCAGATCATGCAGGATCTCTTTCACAGAGGACATCTCGAAAGAAAAATAATTCCTTGTCCAGGCTGTGATATGACTGGTGTCCAAAGGCAGTTGCCTGATATGCTGACCGGCTATGCCCACAGTTTCTCCCGGTTTCAGCTGGACCGGTTTTCCGCCCACGTTAATACTGATTTTGCCATTCAGCAGGGTAGTGCGTAACATCGGCTCATTAGCATAGGCGTTGATGTTGAAAGTAGTGCCCATGACCTGTATCTCCGCTGCTCCGGCTTTTACCTTAAATAATTCTGCGCGGTCGCGGCTGGCTACAAAATAAGCCTCGCCGGTAAGTGTGATCTCCCTGCTGTCCCCTGTAAAAGGAACAGGGAACCGGATGGAAGAACTGGCATTGAGCAGTACTACCGTGCCGTCGGACAGTCTTACCCTGTAGGTGCTGCCGACTGGCGTTACGATAGTGTTGTACCCGGCTTCCATATTCGTGGGGGATCCACTGATCTGGTATTGTAAAAGAGCTGATGAATCTGTATAGGTGAGCACGTTGCCCTGGCTGATCCGGATAGGCGCCTGGTCCTTGCCCAGTGGATATTGCCTGCCATCGGTCGTTTGCAGGTAAGGCCCCCGCTGTGCTATCAGCCGTTTTTCTTCTGTAGCCGGCCGGATGGCGGACGGTACGGTGGCTTCCTTTTTAGGTGTTGTGACCAGCAGATAGATGAGACCTGTCAACACAATAGCCAGTAACACTGCTGCTATACGAAGCACTGCCCGCCGGCGCCACCATTCTACCTTTATTGGCTGCAGATAGCCTTTATGCGCCATGGACTCCACAAATTCTTCAAAGGTCTTTCGGTGTAACTCGGAGCGAACCAGCTCTTTGATGGTTTCATCAGGGATATTGTACAGATCACGCATAGCAGGGTTGTCCAGCAGTTCATTCCACAACTGTTCTTCTTCGGGGAGTAAAGGTTCTCCCAGAAATAGCTTGACCCTGATAGCGATCAATTGATATCGTTTGTCCATCATAGTAGCTTTTTTTCGATCCTGGTACTATTTATAAAAACGGGCAGATTGGAAGAAAATAGGTAATTCAGCGAATTATTTTTTTGAATCAGTTTTTTGGAATTTTTTTACCCGTATAGGGCCACCAAAATGAGGAGGGGAAAAAGCTGGTCTATCAGGTGCGGGTATTGTTCTTCTATGATCTTTCGGGCCGCATCCAGTGCTTTTTTTCTTTGCGAACGTACGCTGGTGACCTGCCAGCCTGTAATGGCAGCGATCTCCTCGGCTGATTTGTTGTTCATGATCATTTCTTCCAGGATGACAAAGTTGCTGAGGGATAGCTTTTCCCGGAGTACGTCCACCAGTTGTTTGAATATCTCCAGGGTTTCCTCATCGATACATGGATCGGCCTGATCGGCAATATGCTGAACAGCTTCTATGGATACCTGGTTGCGGATGTTTTTCTCACGCAATTTATCAATGCAGCCATTTCTGACACTGACGTACAGAAATGCTTTCACTTCCTTCCAGGTGCTGAACCTGGCGCCAATCTGCCAGGTTTTTGCGATCACAACATTGACCACATCTTCCCTGTCTTCCAGCGGGAGACCATATTTATAAGTGGAGCTCAATAGCGCCTGGTAGTAGTTGAGGTATAAAAGCGCATGATCTTCTTTCCTGTTATGGAAAGCAACATCGTTGCCAATGTGGCTCATGATCGATTGGATTTAATAATAAAAGAACTGTTTGCGGAAAACTAACAATGAGGGGAATGACTCAGTACTTTGAGTCCGTAGCGAGGGCAACCATGAGGAAACTGTAGCGCTTGGCAGAGGAGATAATAAGATCGTTAGAATTTGGTCGCATGATATAAATTGATACATTTAGAACAGTTAACCAAAAAAAACACCCGGTTGTATCACGGTAAAATTAGTGTTAAATAACTAAGACCAAGCCAGGACTGGAATTTATGTAGAAATATTTCCGGCTTGGATAGGGTAACGGTTACACGTACAGTCTTTTAAATTTTGAATTATTGATTCCGGTCATTTTAAAGGAAGTTCTCCTTAGGAATATTTGTCTTAGTTTTGGTTCTTCCGTATTAACCGGCGGATGTCTACAATACATGAATGCTATTCATTTTGTTGTCAGGAAAAGATGGAGGGTTCCTGTCCTGGCGCTGGCCCTGCTGGCAGCAGGCTGCGGACAGCAGGCTGGTAAAGAAGTAAAGCTGGACGAACCAATAGATACCACGAAGCAGCTGCATGCCGAAAGCTGTTCCGATATTCCTTCGCGACCTACTGCCGCCACGGCCGCTCAAACAGTCACCAGCGGAGATACCAGCACTGCCGGTATGGTCTGGATCCCTGGCGGTAATTTCTCTATGGGCGCCAATGAGTTTGCCGATGCGTTGCCTAAACATACTGTTCGGGTGAAAGGTTTTTATATGGATGCGCATGAGGTGACCAATGCGCAGTTTGCCGCCTTCGTGAAAGCAACGGGGTATGTAACCGTGGCGGAGCGCCCACTGGATCCCAAAGATTATCCCGGCGTTCCGGTGGAACAACTGGTGCCCGGATCGGCAGTGTTTACACCGCCGGCGCAAAAGGTTTCTCTGGACAATCCCCTGAGATGGTGGACCTACCAGGCAGGCGCCAGCTGGAAACAGCCTAAAGGACTACAGAGCAGTATCAAAGGACGCGACAAAGACCCCGTAGTACAGGTCTGTTATGAAGACGCCGCTGCCTATGCCCGCTGGGCCGGGAAGCGACTGCCCACCGAAGCGGAATGGGAGTTTGCCGCCCGCGGTGGCCAGCAGCATGAAACCTATTATTGGGGCGATCAGCTAAAGCCAGGCGGTAAATGGCCGGCTAATATTTTCCAGGGTGAATTTCCCTCCGGTAATCTCCGGGAAGATGGCTACCAGGAACTGGCGCCTGTAGGTTCTTTCCCCGCCAACGCCTATGGCCTCTATGATATGGAAGGCAATGTATGGGAATGGTGTCATGATCTGTATCGCCCGGACTATTATAAAAATTCTCCGGCCGATAACCCGCAGGGCCCTTCCAGCTCTTATGATCCGCAGGAGCCCGGTACTGTTAAACATGTACAGCGCGGCGGCTCCTTTCTTTGCAGTGATGCCTATTGCAATAGGTATAAAGCTGGCAGTCGCGGTAAAGGAGAAACCACCAGCGCCAGCAATAACCTGGGCTTCCGCTGTGTAAAGGATAAGTAGGACTATTGGCATCAAAGCTGCAACGGTAAGTGACGATGGAGGCCGGGTCAGGCGCCATCCGAATGCTGTAAACCAGGAGCAAAGCCCTTGTACAACAGACGGCTGGATTGTCGGTAAACGCAGGATCAACAGCTCCTATTGATAAGAGAACCGTTTACACCGGGCCTGGATAGTAAGTGGCAGCAGGCGCAACGACAAATAATAATACTGCTGCCTGGCTATAAAATTTCTCACAAAAGAAAAATCCTCCAATGACAGAGAGTATTGATAAACCGGAATTCTGGGAATCCGCCTTCCGCGACAAGCAGGCCATGTGGGGCTTTGAACCGGCAAGATCCGCTGTAGTGACAAAGGACTTTTTTGTACAGCATTCCGTCAAAACGGTCCTGATCCCGGGTATTGGTTATGGGCGCAACGCAAAGGTATTCCTGGACAGCGGCATGACTGTTACAGGAATTGAAATATCCCGGACTGCTATTGATATAGCGGAAAAACATTTCGGCACTGATATCGTCATTCACCATGGATCGGTGACGGAAATGCCTTTTGGTTCGAACCAATATAATGGCATTTTTTGCTACGGATTAATCCATTTGCTGGACGATAAGGAAAGAGCCAAACTGATCCGCGACTGCTATGACCAGCTGACCCCGGATGGCGTCATGGTGTTTACAATGATCTCAAAAGCCGCTTCTACCTACGGAAAAGGAACATTGCTGAGTAAGGACCGGTATGAGCAATTCGGCGGTGTTAACATGTTCTTTTATGATCAGGATACCATTCATGCAGCATTTGATCCTGCGGGCTTAATGGAGATCACTGAAATTGAAGAGAATTTGCCCTTCTACCTGATCAAGTGTAAGAAAACGAAGAACGGTCAATAGTGTTTACTGCTGCTTATTGAATGTTTTTAAGAGGTCACAATACCCCTACGCTCTGTTGTCAGCTGATTTTGAGCGTTTGGGTGGCAGGGGCTCTGCAAAGGACGTTTTGGCCTGGCGAAGTACCTTGATCCGGCCAAGTGCAAGTTTTTGCTCGGCAACCCAAAGGTCATAGTTACGCTGCATATTCATCCACAATTCGGGTGTGGTGTCAAAGGCCTTTGCCAGCCGCAGGGCCATTTCAGCACTGATCCCCTGGTGTTCATTTACCAGCAAAGAAAGGGTTTTACGGGTAATGCCAAGGCTCACAGCAGCTTCTCCCTGACTTAGCGCCAGCGGCTCCAGGTATAGGTTTTTTAAAATTCGCCCGGGATGTGATGGTTTCATTGCTCTTTTCAACATAACAACCTCCTTTTAATGATAGTCCAGGTAATCAAGTAAATAGGTGTTTCCATTCTCAAACTGAAAGATGATCCTCCAATTAGCCTTTACAGTTACCGACCAGTAACCCGCCAGATTTCCTTTCAGGGCATGAAGGGCGGAACCGTGAAAGTTCATGTCGCTCACTTTTTCAGCACCATCGAGTAAAGTCAGGATATCTATGATCTTTTCAATCTGATCGGGTGGCAGTTTGGACACATCGTTTTGAGTCCAGAGACGCTTTAACCCTTTGTGCTGGATACTGACGATCATAATACAAATATAACATGTTACGTAATAGGTTACAAAAACTTCTTTTCAATAGAATTTTCTGGTGATCCAATAGCTCTGATCCAATGGGGTAACTTGCAGGCTTGCATTTTGTTGAAAAAGCCATGCATGGGGTGGGGCCAGGAATTCCTGCTGGGGAGTGATTGTAAAGTATTCGGTGGTTTGTTTGTCCTGGTGGAATTGCAAATGTAATAAGTATAACGTATATGGACAACTATTGTATTTTGGCTTTAGTAGATAGATACTTTATAAGAATGTGCTGCTGCCTGTGCCCGGAAAAGAACTATGAGACCGGGTGGATTATCCGCTGCCAGCTTTTACCATCCACACCATACTAACCATAAAGCGTGGCCAGAACTTTGTCATGAACAGGCCAGCACCTGCGTCAGCTGCTGTGCGGCCGCATGCGTTTTGAGGGCACCAGCACCTGGGCCAGTTTTACCCTGTAGATCATTATGCTGATAGCCCCTGCCGGAAGGCGGGGGCTTGTTAACTTAACAATTTCATCAACCTGCTTTCACTGATAAGATTTTTAGGGTGAATAATTTCGCGGGCGGACACCCAGCACTATGACCGCCAGCCTGTACCGGATATCAACCCCATATACTGAACAACAGTTTGAAGAACTGTTCAGGCGCAGCTATCCCCGTGTGCTGGCCTACCTGCTGAAGCTTTGCGGACAGCAGGACCTGGCCGAAGACCTGGCGCAGAACCTTTTCCTCCGGCTCTGGGAACAGCCGGCCAGCCTGCCGGCTGCGGCGGAAGAGGCCAACTATTACCTGTTTACCATGGCCCGCCACCTTTTTTATCAGCATACCCGCCGGCTGCTGAAGGAACAGCAGCAGCTGCATGCTTTCGCTCAACTCCACCAGGACACAGCAGCCAGGCCCGAACCCATAACACAGGCATTGACAGAAAAAGAATCTGTTGTTACGGAACTCTTCAATTCCATTGATCCCTTACAGAAAAAGATCTTCCTGCTCAATAAAGAAGATGGACTTAGTTACCAGGAGATCGCCCGACAGACAGGCGTCTCGTCCAAAACGGTGATGCGTTATGTAGGCAGTGTATCCAGACTGCTGCGTGCCCGACTCAGTAGCTGGATCGGTATTATAGGCTGATCTTTTTTGGTAACAATTCGTTAACCTGCTCTGCTGTCCACTGCGACCTCTTTTTTTACTTTCCTGTCAAACAATCCTCTGTTGGAAAAGGAACAACTCAGAAAAAAGATCCTGGATCAATATGCTGGCAGCCTCACTGCCGGTGAGCAGGCTGCATTGCTGCAGCAGCTGGAAAGCCTGACAGCAGCTGAGCTTGAGCAGTTGTTCCCCTTGTCCGACTGGCAGGATATGGGCAATGCATCTCTTCCTGAATCAGCAGTAATGACCGCACTGGACAGGCACCGGCAGTTGCGGCAGGAACATGCCAGCCAAACGCAGGTCCGGAGCATGCCGGCCCGCTGGATCAGGTATGCCCGGGCCGCAGCAGTGGCTGGTCTCTTGCTGGGCGCAGCCTGGTGGCTGCTCCGTCAGCAGCCATCGCCTGCCCCGGTGGCGCAGCAGGACAATAAACCGACAGAGCAATTACTGCGTGTGCCGGATGGACAGCGAGCTGTCTATACACTGCCTGACGGCAGTCGCCTCACAGCCGGCGGCGGTTCCCTGCTGCGTGTGCCGACCGTTTTTACCGGCAATACCCGGGAAGTAATACTGGAAGAAGGGGAGGCCTTCTTTGAGATCAGCCAGGATACCAAACCATTCTTTGTGGTCAGCGGTTCCATGAAGGTCCAGGTCCTGGGCACTTCTTTCAACGTGCGCAATTATACCGAAGAAGCCAGCAGCAGTGTGAGCGTTCGTACTGGTAAAGTGGCGGTGAAATTGTTGCAACAGGAACAGGCGGCTATGCAGCTGAGCGCGGGTCAGCGGGCGCAGCTTCATAAACAGGACAGCCTGCTCAGCCAGCAGCAGCTGGATACTGTTACCGCTTTCGGCTGGATGGAGGATACCTATATCTTCAGAAGCGCTACCCTGCAGGAGATCATCCAGCACCTGAAACATGGATACGCCCTGGAATTCCGGGTCAATGATCCGGCCCTGTTACAGAAACGCTTTTCCGCCACCTTCCGGAAGAACAGTATCCGGGAGATCATGCAGCAGTTACAGCTGATGGGCAATATCCGCTATTCCATCAATAACCATACAGTGACCATCCTATAAAAAGAACGCCCCGTTCACGGCGGGGCGTAACAATGACGTAATCACTAAATACATCAATGCGATGAACAAATGTACAACAACACGGATTTATCCGTGGAAGAAAACTATTGCCGGTACTTTCCGCCGTTGTGGCGTGCTGGCATTACTGCTCTGGGTAACAATCATGGCCCAGTCGCAGACCCGCGAACCTGTTTTCTCCTTTGCGGCAGACGGACTCTCCCTGCAACAGGCCTTCCGGCTTATTGAGCAGAAAGGAGAAGTGGTGATCAATTTCAATGAAGAAGAAGTTGATGCCGGTAAGAAGATCAGCGTCCGGTCTATGAAAGGCACAGCCAGCCAGGTACTCCAGGCTGTTCTGCAACAGACGCCGTACGAGTTCCTGCGCAGCAGCGGCGCTTTCATTATCCGCCGCCGTACTGTTTCGCCTTCCTCCGGAAAACCGGCGGGCCCGGGCAGGATCAGTGGCCGCGTGACCGACAGCGAGTCCGGTCAGCCCGTACAGGGAGCTACCATCATCATTGACCGGAAAACTATCCTCAGTGACGCGGAAGGCGCTTTTACGCTCACGGTCAATTCCGGTACACATGAAGCCTATATCACGTCCATCGGGTACGAGGATAAAACGGTTTATGATATTGAGGTGGAAAAGGACCAGGTGAGCAACCTGCCTGTACCGCTGCAGAAAACTGCCGGCCAGTTGGGGACGGTAGTAGTGGTAGGCTATGGTCAGCAGCGCAAAAAAGATATTACGGGTTCCGTTACCTCTGTACCCAAAGAACGACTGGAAATGGTGCCCAACCTCAACCTGGCGCAGGCTTTGCAGGGAGCTGCCGCCGGCATCACCATTCAGCAGACTTCCGGCGGCGCCGCCTCCGGTGAAACAATGATGATCCGTGGCCGCAAATCCATCCTGGCCAGTAATGATCCCCTGCTCATTGTGGATGGTATTCCCTATGGCGGACAGATCCGCGATATCAACGTTAATGATGTAGCCTCCATGGAGATACTGAAGGATGCTTCGGCGGCTGCTATCTATGGTTCCCGCGGCGCCAACGGGGTGATCCTCATTACCACCAAACAGGGCGCCAAAGGAAAACCGCAGATCCGGTATGAAGGAAAGTTTGGTATGCAGGAACCCACCTTCATCCCGCATTATATGAATGGCGAAGAATTTTATGCCTTCAAGCAAATACGGGAGCCGGGTAAAACCACCGCTTCCGAGCAGGCCATGTATGACGCCGGTGAATCAACCAACTGGATAGACCTGGCCCTGCGCAACGGCCAGAGCCACCAGCATGATCTTTCCGTGGCCGGTGGTTTCCAGCAGACAAAATATTATATCGGTGGCAGTTTCCTGGATGTGAAAGGACTGGCAGTGACCGATAATTACCAGCGCTTTACCACCCGCATCAACCTGGACACTAAAATACTGCCCTGGATCACCATTGGTACCCATACACAATTGTCCTTTGATGATCGGGCGGGTGCGCCTTTTAACTGGACCAATGTGTTCAATACAAACCCGCTTACCCCTGCGTATGATGAGCAGGGTAAGCTGACCATCTATCCCTGGGATGAGTTTACGGACATCGGCAATCCGCTGGAGCCCATCAACTACAAAAGCATGAACAAGTCCTACCAGCTGCTGAGCAATAACTATGCAATTGTGGAAGCTCCCTGGATCAAAGGACTGAACTACCGGATCAATCTCGGCGTACGCAAGCGTACCGGTGATATTGCTACCTACAAGGGCCGCAACACCAGGACCGGCCTGGAATCCCGGGGCGAGGCCAATACAGAAAGGAACCTGCAGGATAACCTGGTGCTGGAAAATATTCTTTCCTATAACCGTTCCTTTGGTGATCATACCGTTTTTGCCACTGCCGTGTACAGCTATGAAAAAAATACACAGTCGGCCAATATCCTTACCGCCAGCGGTTTTCCCAATGATGTGCTTACCTGGTATGCTGCGGCGCAGGCGGCGCTGGTGATCCCGGAATATTTGTACAACCACACTGCCCTGATCTCACAGATGGCCAGGCTGAACTATTCCTGGAAAAGCAAATACCTGTTCACGGTTACAGCCCGCCGGGATGGGTATTCCGGTTTTGGCGCCTCCCAGAAATGGGGCACTTTCCCTTCCTATGCCATCGGCTGGAATATTTCGGATGAACAGTTCTTCCCCTGGAAGAAAGTTGTCAGTAACCTGAAGCTGCGTGCTTCACTGGGCTTTAACGGCAACCAGGCAGTGAATGCCTATGAATCCATTTCGCGGCTGGGTGAATACAATATGGTATCGGGCAGTACCTCGCTGCCCGGATATATTCCCAGCAAGCTGGGGCAGGAAAACCTGGGCTGGGAAAAAACAAGAACGCTCAACCTGGGCATGGACTTCAGTCTTTTCAGTGGCCGTATTACCGGCGACCTGAACATTTACAAGGCCAATACCACTGATCTCCTGCTCAACAGGGCCATTTCCCCCGTGCATGGTATCACCACTATCACCCAGAATATCGGCGCCACGGAGAACAGGGGGCTGGAACTGAGCCTGAGTACCCGCAATGTGGAGAAAGGGGACTTCAAATGGTTCTCCAGTTTCAATATCTCTTTTATCAGGAATAAGATAGTGGCGCTCTATGGCAACAGGGATGCCAAAGGACAGGAAACAGATGATGTGGCAAACGCCTGGTTCATTGGTCAGCCTATTATGGTGAACTATGATTATGTCTGGAATGGCGTATGGCAGACCGCTGAAGCGGAAGAAGCGGCAAAATGGGGTACAAAACCCGGGTTCGTGAAACTGAAGGATGTAGATAATAACTATGAACTGACGGCTTCCGACAGGCAGGTGATTGGCCAGCGGGACCCCAAAACGATCTGGGGCTTCGGTAACACTTTTGCCTGGAAGAATCTCAGCCTGTATGTGTTCATTCATGGGCTGGGCGGCATCACCAAATACAATGAGATGCTGCTGGACGCGCCTACCAGCTCTGAAGCCCGCCGGAATATCATGAAGAAGAACTGGTGGACACCGGAAAATCCCACAGCCGAATGGTACGCCAACGCCATCAATGCTGACCAGATGGCCGGTATCAGCGCCCGGGTATATGAGAGCGCCAGCTTCATGCGGGTGAAGGATATCGCCATTTCCTATGACCTGCCCGCCCCTGTGCTGAACCAGGCAGGTATCCAGAAATTACGTGTATATATCACTGGCAGGAACCTGTTCACCAGCACGGATTGGAGAGGCATGGACCCTGAGCTGAACCATGGCCGTGGCGCCATCCCGCTCCAGAAAGAATTCCTGGTTGGACTGGACCTGACCTTTTAATGAATGCCTATCCCGTATAAACAAAAGATCATGAGAACAATAATAGTAATCTTCTTAGCACTCGCCAGCCTGGCTGCATTCAATAGCTGCTCAAAGAGCCTGCTGGACGAGAACCCGCCGCACCTGATTGCAGGGGTGAACCTTTTTGCTGATTATGAAGGCTTCCAGGCTGGTCTCAATGGCCTGTACGCCCTGGTTCGTTCAGAGCGGGAAGGCCTCGATGGCGGTACCGCGCTGGTGGCCCAGCTGTTTATGAATGGTACCGATAATATGACCACCAACCATACCGTCAGCGGGTTTGCTACCATTGCAGAAACCTGGGGCAGTACCAATAATCCTGCCGCTGCTATTTATTCGGATGTATTCAACTGGTTATACAGTATTATCAATTCCGCCAATACGATCATTGACCAGGCCAGCAACAGAACGGATGTGGACTGGGTGGGTGGAAATGCCAGCCCGGAGACCAACAAGCTCATCGTCATCGCTGAGGCAAGAGCTGTCCGGGCCTGGGCTTATCGTCACCTGACCTATTCCTGGGGCGATGTGCCGCTGAGCCTGCATGAGTCCGTGGGCAATACCATCCGGACAGACTGGACCCGTACGCCGGTGGCTGCTGTGCAGGAGCAGATCGTCACTGATCTTTCCTTTGCGGAGCAGCATA from Candidatus Pseudobacter hemicellulosilyticus encodes the following:
- a CDS encoding FecR domain-containing protein, which encodes MMDKRYQLIAIRVKLFLGEPLLPEEEQLWNELLDNPAMRDLYNIPDETIKELVRSELHRKTFEEFVESMAHKGYLQPIKVEWWRRRAVLRIAAVLLAIVLTGLIYLLVTTPKKEATVPSAIRPATEEKRLIAQRGPYLQTTDGRQYPLGKDQAPIRISQGNVLTYTDSSALLQYQISGSPTNMEAGYNTIVTPVGSTYRVRLSDGTVVLLNASSSIRFPVPFTGDSREITLTGEAYFVASRDRAELFKVKAGAAEIQVMGTTFNINAYANEPMLRTTLLNGKISINVGGKPVQLKPGETVGIAGQHIRQLPLDTSHITAWTRNYFSFEMSSVKEILHDLQRWYLNPMVIEDNLDENEVMISGLPKTTPLPEILEHLHKGNLIDYRLQNDTFFIRNFQSSKNY
- a CDS encoding sigma-70 family RNA polymerase sigma factor, with translation MSHIGNDVAFHNRKEDHALLYLNYYQALLSSTYKYGLPLEDREDVVNVVIAKTWQIGARFSTWKEVKAFLYVSVRNGCIDKLREKNIRNQVSIEAVQHIADQADPCIDEETLEIFKQLVDVLREKLSLSNFVILEEMIMNNKSAEEIAAITGWQVTSVRSQRKKALDAARKIIEEQYPHLIDQLFPLLILVALYG
- a CDS encoding formylglycine-generating enzyme family protein; the protein is MNAIHFVVRKRWRVPVLALALLAAGCGQQAGKEVKLDEPIDTTKQLHAESCSDIPSRPTAATAAQTVTSGDTSTAGMVWIPGGNFSMGANEFADALPKHTVRVKGFYMDAHEVTNAQFAAFVKATGYVTVAERPLDPKDYPGVPVEQLVPGSAVFTPPAQKVSLDNPLRWWTYQAGASWKQPKGLQSSIKGRDKDPVVQVCYEDAAAYARWAGKRLPTEAEWEFAARGGQQHETYYWGDQLKPGGKWPANIFQGEFPSGNLREDGYQELAPVGSFPANAYGLYDMEGNVWEWCHDLYRPDYYKNSPADNPQGPSSSYDPQEPGTVKHVQRGGSFLCSDAYCNRYKAGSRGKGETTSASNNLGFRCVKDK
- a CDS encoding class I SAM-dependent methyltransferase, with the protein product MTESIDKPEFWESAFRDKQAMWGFEPARSAVVTKDFFVQHSVKTVLIPGIGYGRNAKVFLDSGMTVTGIEISRTAIDIAEKHFGTDIVIHHGSVTEMPFGSNQYNGIFCYGLIHLLDDKERAKLIRDCYDQLTPDGVMVFTMISKAASTYGKGTLLSKDRYEQFGGVNMFFYDQDTIHAAFDPAGLMEITEIEENLPFYLIKCKKTKNGQ
- a CDS encoding HigA family addiction module antitoxin translates to MLKRAMKPSHPGRILKNLYLEPLALSQGEAAVSLGITRKTLSLLVNEHQGISAEMALRLAKAFDTTPELWMNMQRNYDLWVAEQKLALGRIKVLRQAKTSFAEPLPPKRSKSADNRA
- a CDS encoding type II toxin-antitoxin system RelE/ParE family toxin — its product is MIVSIQHKGLKRLWTQNDVSKLPPDQIEKIIDILTLLDGAEKVSDMNFHGSALHALKGNLAGYWSVTVKANWRIIFQFENGNTYLLDYLDYH
- a CDS encoding RNA polymerase sigma factor, which codes for MTASLYRISTPYTEQQFEELFRRSYPRVLAYLLKLCGQQDLAEDLAQNLFLRLWEQPASLPAAAEEANYYLFTMARHLFYQHTRRLLKEQQQLHAFAQLHQDTAARPEPITQALTEKESVVTELFNSIDPLQKKIFLLNKEDGLSYQEIARQTGVSSKTVMRYVGSVSRLLRARLSSWIGIIG
- a CDS encoding FecR domain-containing protein, whose amino-acid sequence is MEKEQLRKKILDQYAGSLTAGEQAALLQQLESLTAAELEQLFPLSDWQDMGNASLPESAVMTALDRHRQLRQEHASQTQVRSMPARWIRYARAAAVAGLLLGAAWWLLRQQPSPAPVAQQDNKPTEQLLRVPDGQRAVYTLPDGSRLTAGGGSLLRVPTVFTGNTREVILEEGEAFFEISQDTKPFFVVSGSMKVQVLGTSFNVRNYTEEASSSVSVRTGKVAVKLLQQEQAAMQLSAGQRAQLHKQDSLLSQQQLDTVTAFGWMEDTYIFRSATLQEIIQHLKHGYALEFRVNDPALLQKRFSATFRKNSIREIMQQLQLMGNIRYSINNHTVTIL
- a CDS encoding TonB-dependent receptor, producing the protein MNKCTTTRIYPWKKTIAGTFRRCGVLALLLWVTIMAQSQTREPVFSFAADGLSLQQAFRLIEQKGEVVINFNEEEVDAGKKISVRSMKGTASQVLQAVLQQTPYEFLRSSGAFIIRRRTVSPSSGKPAGPGRISGRVTDSESGQPVQGATIIIDRKTILSDAEGAFTLTVNSGTHEAYITSIGYEDKTVYDIEVEKDQVSNLPVPLQKTAGQLGTVVVVGYGQQRKKDITGSVTSVPKERLEMVPNLNLAQALQGAAAGITIQQTSGGAASGETMMIRGRKSILASNDPLLIVDGIPYGGQIRDINVNDVASMEILKDASAAAIYGSRGANGVILITTKQGAKGKPQIRYEGKFGMQEPTFIPHYMNGEEFYAFKQIREPGKTTASEQAMYDAGESTNWIDLALRNGQSHQHDLSVAGGFQQTKYYIGGSFLDVKGLAVTDNYQRFTTRINLDTKILPWITIGTHTQLSFDDRAGAPFNWTNVFNTNPLTPAYDEQGKLTIYPWDEFTDIGNPLEPINYKSMNKSYQLLSNNYAIVEAPWIKGLNYRINLGVRKRTGDIATYKGRNTRTGLESRGEANTERNLQDNLVLENILSYNRSFGDHTVFATAVYSYEKNTQSANILTASGFPNDVLTWYAAAQAALVIPEYLYNHTALISQMARLNYSWKSKYLFTVTARRDGYSGFGASQKWGTFPSYAIGWNISDEQFFPWKKVVSNLKLRASLGFNGNQAVNAYESISRLGEYNMVSGSTSLPGYIPSKLGQENLGWEKTRTLNLGMDFSLFSGRITGDLNIYKANTTDLLLNRAISPVHGITTITQNIGATENRGLELSLSTRNVEKGDFKWFSSFNISFIRNKIVALYGNRDAKGQETDDVANAWFIGQPIMVNYDYVWNGVWQTAEAEEAAKWGTKPGFVKLKDVDNNYELTASDRQVIGQRDPKTIWGFGNTFAWKNLSLYVFIHGLGGITKYNEMLLDAPTSSEARRNIMKKNWWTPENPTAEWYANAINADQMAGISARVYESASFMRVKDIAISYDLPAPVLNQAGIQKLRVYITGRNLFTSTDWRGMDPELNHGRGAIPLQKEFLVGLDLTF